The Lycium ferocissimum isolate CSIRO_LF1 unplaced genomic scaffold, AGI_CSIRO_Lferr_CH_V1 ctg5224, whole genome shotgun sequence genome includes the window AGtagttataaaaatatttaagatGAAAAAACAATTACAAACTTTCTGTTCCACCTCTTGAATAGTAAcagatttttaaaaaacttacTATCAACAAGGACAGAACCAACGCTCTACACACTTGAGCATCATCCAGAATGCAATATGTAAATGTGAACATATCTGAACTCTCTCAAAGTTAAAAGCTCTACAATCAggaaaagacttttttttttttttgtctaaggTAAGAGCTACAATCAGAAAAAGATGCAGAGAATGTAGAAAGAGGATATTAGAGCATACGGAAACGTGATCTTCCAATCACTTTAATTCGGAGAATTCGGAGAACATTTTCAGGTATAAAATTCAGTACTGGGAGCACCATGAACAAAAATATATGGtgataaaaaaaacaaagaaccTAACTGCAAACCAAGACAGAGAAATAGGGGAAGCTATGATGAGTAGCAACCTATATTTAATACGGGGATGCATACATATTAGTGCTAAAATGTACTCCAGAATCGCACTGATTTTCTTTAACCAGTCCTTTTGTCAGTTgtactgattttttttaaccATTTAAAATTCCCTGAAATTATTAAAGACATTGAGAAAGTAACCAGATCAACCTCAAACAACCAAAAACTGCTCTTGAATCAATCAATTTGAAACACCAACAactcaagaaaaacaaagacgACATCTCCTTCCCTTGGACTCTCAAAAAGATTTAAACAATGATTTTGAGTCTCCATTAATCTTCACAGTAAAGAGTAACATAGAACTACATTCATTTGTAGTACACATTCTGAAAATCTATTTCGAGACGATTGTTGCCCTATTCACGTTGGAGCCACTAACTTGCTTGTCTCTAATCAGTCGTAAAGTAATATGGTTCCTAtagatgaagaaaaagaattaagttGTGGCGAAAACACACCTTCACTTGTTCATGGAGGAAGTTTATGTATCCCATTGCTTCAAGGAGAACAGAAGCCGTGTCTGTCTGCAAATATAACAGAAATCAGGATTTTATCCATACGGTGAAAATTCTAAGTAAGAATTGAGTGAGCTCATTCAATTTCAGCTGCTCTGAGTGGACATAATTTTACAAGTGCGGGAAAAAAATTCTCAAAGATATTCCACCATTCAGTACCTCAAAGACCATGTCCTAAATTATTAGAAAAATTCAATTTCAGTAATTCACTGCTCAATTCCTGCAGAATTTACCTTGCCATATGGTGACACCAGCTGCTGGAGAGCTACTATTCGTTCACCGAACTTCTCTTTCTTCTCCTGTTCAAGGAAAAAAggcaaagaagaaaaatctccAGATGAAGAACTCAAAGATAAGGGTTGCAACACATTgcgagaaaaggaaaaaaaatcaccaGTTTAAAATTATCAAAAGTATCCCCTAAtcaatatatacataatttctCTAAATAAACATATTTGTAACTCAGAGCAGCCAAACAAATGTGTCCAAAGCCCTCCTATAATTCGGACACTTCAAGTAggaaaacttgaagaaataattttagtatttttagagtttTCTTTGGTCAGTTTAGTCTAACTGAAAGTCAAACAAAATGTTAAATCTTTGACTAAATGAAATGTATAACACACCGAAGAATCTTATGTTCATCATTAAGTACATCACTGCTAGCCTATGTTGAAAGTATCCAAGAgaaaaatattcttaaatccACGAGCTACAAACATCAGataaaaagttcatgaaaaatataattacaTTTGGACCGCCCAAAAGAATAATAGCCAACAAATGTATAGATATTGTATATTAAGTATACAATAcgtatacacaaattatacatataatatacatataatatacatataatatacataatcagtgtataaattttgtatattttggctagcggCTGTAATTAATTTGGGACAACTGGCCAAAAAATGTAAAAAGCCCTTAAATATATCTATGTCCATAAACATGTGCACCAACAATAACAGCACTGCAGCAaaaaggaaggagaagaaaCCTTGGAGGAAATAGGCATATCGGCCTTTAGTCGTTTTGGCGTAAGAGATGTGAGGCCGGTGCTATGCTCAAGTGAAATTGGGCTTCTTTTGTGTTGCATCATATTTCCTTCTATTGCTTTAACTCACTGAAAAGTAATACCAATCctgtataaaagaaaagaacatgGATATTAGGATATTAGTAGACAGACAAATGCTTCAGAAGTAGCCCTGTTTTCTCAAAACATTGACATATAGCTTTCCTATATACGAGGAAAACAAAATGGTACTTATTGTTCATGGAACTGTCATGGAAAATACATACATTTCAAAGAGAATACAATTAAATATGCTTGCTTTCATCCTAGTTTGTATTGATGTATAACTCAAAAAACTTTATGTAAATCCAAGTATTATAATTATATAGCTTTAATTCTGAATCCATTACTGTTCTGGTCCAAGACACCTAAGGTATTTCTAGAGCATTAAAGAGAATACAGCAATATAATATCGCCCAAAATAATATCAGAATTAAatgatactccctctgttcttgatcaaaaaaaaaaaaaaaagtgatactccctctgttccaatCTATGTGAAGGCGCTACTGTTTGGGGAGTTGGACAATGTTTTCTTTAActataattttctcaaacttttttaattttttttttaatatattttgaaacatTAGTTATGTCGGCCAGTGGTACTTTTCGTCTAGTTTTCAAATATCGGAATCTATATTGAATTTATAGTCAAACTTAAGTGTTTTAAACcctatgttactcggactcttcaaaaatggaaTCTATGCATTTTTGAAGGATAGTGCGGCATCATTTTTGGAAGTGTTTTAAACCTCATAGCCCACAccccttcacataaattggggggagagggggagggggggtacCAAGCGTTCAAATACGTTCGTAGTTTTTAAACTTAAACCACCATcttctttaaatatatatatatatatatatatatatatatatatatagcataaaCTATGTTAGAATTGAGAATGCATATTCTGTGCTTATTATATAAACTACAAACTAATTAAGAAtgcatattaagaatgctataACAATGATAGCATTAAAAAATGCAACCTTCAATAACAGAATCTATGTCtacataattacataaattatatgCTTATAATCTTTTGATGGCTCTGCCTTTGCAACTAACCATAACAAGCTCAATTATTCTGAGTAACTTCACAAGTTAGACAACTTCTGCAGAATATTAATATAATCCATGACATTTTTATGTATTAAACTTTCTTTAGTGTGAATAAGGGTGAGAGAACAACTTAATTCAAAGAAACCAACTTTAGTGGGGCcaacttcaaaaaatttaatatcattcatTAAGCATGAAAGCAGCCATTTGCGTACACAATCATAATCTTATCCCATGCTAATTCAAGGATACAAATAAACTAACAGAACGTCAAAGAAAAACCATCTAACCACTACATAAAAAAATGATTCAACAGAACACATCAAATTAGAAACCAAAGAAAATCATCAACTTAACAAATAACTTATTAAGAGGACAAAAAATCTTCTACTTTACAGGTTAATATAAAAACATTTACCCCCTTCAACTTCATTTTATATGAACGTGATTTACaagaaattgaaggagaaaaaaaaaagattttaacatgattattattattattattcctatgtctcaatttatatatcatattttccttttcaatttgtttaaaaaagaatgtcaacattttataattagaaaaaatttaaaaatttcctcTTTACCCTTAACAATATTATTTATGGTCTGTTagtccaaaaatttaaaaaaaaaaaaaaagtctagtTAAAAAGTGCCGCATAAATTTTTTATACTCCTGTTCGCTTTTACTCGTCAACAATGAATTTTGtactttctttaaaaaaataataaataaatacatattttactataataccCATAACTATTaggatttcaaaaaatattgaGAAATGATTTGGGATATTAGTAGTTAttactttctctttttcttggtaTATGCTAAAACTTAAAACTTATCAAAGTGTGgggtggacaagtaaaagtgaacggtttaataacaaaacaaaaaagtgtcatataaaaagaaacaaatgaaataCCTTACATGAGAATAGCCATCTGAACACACTTCAAAACTACTCTAAATTTGAAAGACTTGATGATTCAATAAAGCAGTATATATTTGAGTAACTACTTAACTCCAGAAACAAGAAAACAGAGTTTTCCGGCAAAACAGATGACGTGGAGCTATCTGAGGTGGTTGGAAGTATTATCTGAGAGAAGAAGAATTTGATgctaagagagaaaaaaaaaaagttagaaatgaaAGGACAGAGAAAGAAGAGAACTGAAAAGAAGTGTGGAAGGTGGGAAGGGTTTTTGAAAGTccttttataataaaagtaAATTACGCATActtgtgttttgttgtttttaattatagaaaaataaccatttttttgTGAGATAGACTAAAAAATAATTGCACATAAATTGTGACTGTAAAATTAGTAAGTCTCAGTTTACGTGGCACCATTTGATTTGACACACAgtttgagaagaaaaaaaacttttaaaatttatgatctaaaataagttttaaaaaatatttgtactTATAAATCGTTTTATTAAGAGTAAAAGgagaattttaaagttaaattgttcgTAATTAATGAAAgatgacattctttttttaacagactaaaaagagaaggtgccacataaattgaggcCGAAGAATTAGTACTCCTTGTGTTTATGTGATGCAGAGGAATTAGTAATCTCTTtgtttatgtgatactttttacTTTTCGATATTTAAATTGCTTGaactttgatcaatattttaagatgtattttttcatcaaattgatAGAAAAAAAGTTgtaacttatagtatttttatatcatatttaaatctataaattataattttaaaatattaaattaatctaatttaaattaattttaaaatttaatcaaattaactcgaaaaaaataaaaagtatcaTATAAATTTGAACCGGAAGAGTATACGTTTTGAGAGTGATCTTCGGACgacgaaaaagaaaaacaaaacagaAAGAAAATAGGTTTATTTGacagctaatatccaaccatgCAAGAGGAAAAGCGCGGAAGGAGTAGTTAAATTAAATCTGGATGATGTCATTTCTGCTTTTCTctgattttttcattttatatatcATTAAATGAAAATGACTTGTGATGTGAAAAGCATTTTGACTACTACtgcattatttttgtactgttctttaacttttttcttgaaaactttgTACTCCGGTAGTGTTGTATAACCCGTTTGATTATGAAatatcattttattattttgaatacaactctctccattttaatttatttgtccTAGTTTAAATAAAGGGTAAAGGTTCAAATATATCTGTCCACTTGGCGTTTTAGAGCAGAgttaaaaaagtggtgcatACATATCTCTGCTATTACATAAATGGTGTAGACATATTCATGTCATTACACAAATGGTGTAAATATATcctacatttttttaaaaatcatttagcttatcttTTAGTTAAGAAAATGTCATGTGGCTTTACAAAAATAAGTctgcttattttttttaaagccatgaGGTGATTTTTTTTCTAGTGGGCTGTCttgttcgtttaaaaaaaaaatcaacttggctttaacaaaaaaaataagttagcttTTTGTTTAAACGAACGAGACGCGAtctaccaaaaaaaattaccacGTGGGTTTAAAAAGTAATTCTACTAAAAATGCAAAGTTGAAGGGTATATCTACTCTAattcgcaaagttgaggggtatatttgcactttttttcataaaaaaataaagaagacttttaaattttgtgacCTCAAAACTAAATATGTTGTAATGTATTAAAATACCCTTTGAATCATGTTGTGTTAATCATGTCATGTGAGATGTTGAAACTAAAAAGTTAGCAGATGGAGTATTTTAATACAACTCGACTTTCATAaacttttttcaatttcaactctGAATAATACTTTTTCCAGAACTCAAATTTTATCTGCACCCAACAAGTCAAGTAAGGGACTTGACCTTTTAAGcgattttttcccaaaatacaTGTGTTTAAAGTTTTTGACGAAAAGCGCTAATAAATTTTTGATTGTCATGGCCCAAATTGGGTGGAATGTGATTGACATCTAACTTGTATTATCCGCTGAGTGAATCGTGTTCAAGGTGATTATAGCATACTACTAAGCTTAACGGATCATAAAagtgaaataaaattattattcgTTATGTCTGAAAATTGAGTTAAGAGAATATGGAGTACAGTCAGACCTCTGCATAACAGTATCCCTATATAACAGCATTTCTCTATAATAGccaagttttttcaaaattgatttttcatgttatattttacttctctataacatcATTTTACTTGTAACACAACAtccaactttataacagtacgctctttttaaaattaaccCCATataacagatttttttttttttttgtaatataataattaaccatctttataaaaatagagtatctatgattaccaataataagtgtagaaattttgaccaaatatttgatcctttaatacactatttatgacaaagaataccatatgaatatatttatgtgtgattaagcttagaatttgacagttataaatgaaatattattttttatgcatcttttttcgcctataatagtgaaatattatttaaatgtcaaatgttgttataggtgtataataATCATTCTATATAACAGCCAAAAAAATTCGGACACAACGATGCTGTTATACAAAGGTTTGACTGTAATAATGTCTGTTATTTAAACCCACAAACAATAACAACCCTCTAAGAATCTAAATACGCATAGTCTACAGGGTATTCTCTGAAAATAACGTAAATGTCAAGAAAGCAACATAAAATGAAAGAAGTCTCGCTGTGCTAGAAAGAGTCAATAGAGCTTACCAACTGGATCTAGAAATTATGTCTTTAGCCACATGCCTCGTCACCTACATCTTCAACACTTGTCACACGACGTAACAGGCCCAAACAAACTAAGTGTATTGGGTAAAATATAAAGGATCCAGCTGTACTAATGTGGTCGAGAAAACGTGGCACGAAGGATCAGACTTCGGATGAGTCAGCATCACTGCCACCGGGGAAGATCTATGGTACCGGAAGAAGCTGCAGGTCCGGTGTAACGCGCAGCTTCTCCGGACCTGAGTGGCCTAACGGTCATCCGTTATTTCAAAGTTGGGACGTTACAAATTCACTATTATTGTGATTTTATGACCCTCTTTATTGTACATTATTATCATGCCTTTAAGGCTTATTATGAGCAGGAGCGTGACACATGAAATATGTTCCCCTAGCTCTAAGTACAACTAAAGGAGGTAATTCCTATTGTAACACACGATATTCAAGCTAATACATGCAGTTCTTACTCTTATATTTCTGTACATTTTATATTCTTGCAATTGCTTACTAAGCTCCGGAGTCACGGCTCATCGATAACTAGAGGAGTCAAGCATCCATAATCCAggctctctctctttctttatcttatttgcgtctatttacaatatttaaatACGAGCATCTTAATCTTATTGGTTACTCTGATCTACGTGTCCCTGACCACGTGTACAAATTCAACTGAACCGTTTTACGGGTAGATAGTTTGGCGCCACCGTAGGGCCGGGACAGTTGTGGTTATCATTGTAACCATCAGTTGTGTTACTAATTTTCTCTTaagttctttattttttcctaaGCACCCAATCCATGTATGTCAGAAGTTAATGGAAAGCCAAACATTGTGGACCAGCATGTCAATCTCCCACTAGAGCCGGAAGGACTACCCAGTCAAATAGTTCTGCAGCCGCCACACCTGGGAGATCAGAAAACATGAGGGGATCATGACCTCAACACCGTAATAGACGATATCCCCATCGACGAACCTATAGCAGAAACCATCTAGATCTCGAGGGAATGACTACCTGCATGTCGTTGCACGGTTAAAAAACAAATTGTTAAAACCTTCGTGGCAACACCTTTTTTACAGATCGTGCCGTCACGCCTCCCACCGACAAAGCCCGAATCCTCAGAACAACTCGAACGTCAACCGAGAATAGATAAATGATAGGGGGGAGCGGAGAGGCCACGAAAGAAGGTAGAATACTCCCATCGATCCTTTCCAGTCAAGTCCAAATGTTCATGAGGGAAATTACCGGGAAAGATGGATAAGACTGCCAAGGAGGTAGAGAAGAACGCGAAGGAATTCCAGAAGCGCCTCAGCCAAGTTCCGGGCACCTCCGGGTCGTGGAGGGGCGAGTTCGAAGAAGAACGACAGCGGGCATACACGCCCGAGGCGGCGCCGAGGCCGATAAAGTCGTTCAAATGCTCGATATTCCAAAATATGATCGCACCACTGATTCGCGAGGTCATTACGTTCTACTACATGGAAATCAAGGGCAATGACCTTCGGGAGAAGGAGATCGAGTCTGTGTTGATCAAGAAGTTTGGTGAGACCCTTGCCCGGGGGTCCATGACGTGGTACTCCCAGCTCCTGGAGCATTCATTTAAATTTTGATAACCATATAATGTGGAAAATAATCAAAGATTTATAtggagtagttttttttttgtactcacATCATTTGCCATGCCAGCGGATGTTTTTATGAAAGCTCATGCTGGAGCAAGGAAGGTGAAAACCAGGAAGGTGAACATCTTTCGTATTGCTCAGGGAGAATGGGAGCGTCTCCGAGATTTTGTTACCCGATTCCAAAAGAAGTGCATGCTGCTACCTGTCGTACAGGATAAGTAGGCAGCCGAAGCTTTTACCAAAAGTCTGAAATTTTTGAGTTCGGTCGCATCTCAGAGGCTCAAGGAAAGTCTCCTCGAGTTC containing:
- the LOC132044784 gene encoding transcription factor bHLH153-like, whose translation is MMQHKRSPISLEHSTGLTSLTPKRLKADMPISSKEKKEKFGERIVALQQLVSPYGKTDTASVLLEAMGYINFLHEQVKVLSAPYLGNMPMSKTQESQPYNLRNKGLCLVPVSYTVGVASSNGADIWAPIKSSQKF